A DNA window from Nitrospira sp. contains the following coding sequences:
- a CDS encoding APC family permease, which yields MLWKRWLVGDPLKTAQAAHERLSKTLALAVFSSDALSSVAYATEEILLVLVPVSIALAHLSIPISLMIVLLLAILTLSYSQIIFEYPGGGGAYIVSKSNLGEWPGLTAAASLMIDYVLTVAVSVAAGIAAITSAFPSLFPHRTALGVFAITMVLLVNLRGVRESGKFFAIPTYLFIGTLVLMLGIGGIQLLSGHLTPVVAPDLAGQTAVESLSIFLLLRAFSSGCTALTGVEVISNGVSAFRAPEPKNAAITMVTMAVVLGTLFMGISTLAYHLGVIPKEDETVISQVARAIFGDGAFYYLVQAATMTILILAANSAFAGFPRLASLLARDSFMPHQMAVMGDRLVFSNGVIILGVLSCFLIVLFQGDTHALIPLYAVGVFLSFTLSQAGMVRRWLIKRGPHWQTKLAINGIGAIATAIATLIIASTKFSHGAWIVIVLIPLFILMFRGIRSHYKAVSEQITLDRRGARPPMPRRNIVVLPISGVNRAVVRAVDYARSRPGEVRAVLVDLDPEETAKIEIQWAQWGCGVHLIALPSPYRSVLGSLLDYIEEILEKEPDTWVTVVIPEILPARWWQNILHNQRALMLKAALLFKDRVVLTDVPFHLTR from the coding sequence ATGCTCTGGAAACGTTGGCTGGTCGGCGATCCTCTGAAGACAGCGCAAGCGGCGCACGAACGGCTCTCGAAAACGCTCGCACTGGCCGTCTTTTCATCGGACGCCCTCTCATCCGTAGCTTACGCGACCGAAGAGATTCTCCTCGTCTTGGTGCCGGTCAGTATCGCGCTGGCCCATCTTTCAATCCCGATCAGTCTGATGATCGTGCTCCTGCTGGCAATCCTGACGCTGTCATACTCACAAATCATCTTCGAGTACCCCGGAGGCGGCGGCGCCTATATTGTTTCGAAATCGAACCTGGGCGAGTGGCCAGGATTGACCGCGGCAGCCTCGCTGATGATCGATTATGTCCTCACGGTCGCCGTCAGCGTAGCCGCAGGCATCGCCGCGATCACGTCCGCGTTCCCCAGCCTGTTCCCCCATCGTACGGCACTGGGCGTCTTTGCCATCACGATGGTCCTGCTGGTAAATCTCCGCGGGGTGCGGGAATCGGGAAAGTTCTTCGCGATTCCCACCTATCTGTTCATCGGAACCCTCGTGCTCATGCTGGGCATCGGCGGCATCCAACTGCTTTCCGGCCACCTCACCCCGGTGGTCGCGCCTGACCTCGCCGGGCAAACAGCCGTCGAATCGCTGTCGATTTTCCTGCTTCTCCGTGCCTTCTCTTCCGGATGTACCGCACTGACCGGCGTCGAGGTGATTTCAAATGGCGTCTCCGCATTTCGGGCTCCCGAACCCAAGAATGCCGCCATCACGATGGTCACAATGGCGGTCGTGCTCGGGACGCTCTTTATGGGAATCAGCACGTTGGCCTATCATCTCGGCGTGATCCCCAAAGAGGACGAGACCGTCATCTCACAAGTCGCCCGCGCCATCTTCGGCGACGGTGCGTTTTACTATTTGGTTCAAGCCGCAACCATGACCATTTTGATTCTGGCTGCGAACAGCGCCTTTGCGGGCTTCCCCCGCCTCGCCTCGCTACTGGCGCGGGACAGTTTCATGCCGCACCAGATGGCCGTCATGGGCGATCGCCTGGTCTTTTCAAATGGGGTCATCATCCTGGGCGTCCTCTCCTGCTTTTTGATTGTGCTGTTTCAGGGCGACACCCATGCCTTGATTCCGCTGTATGCCGTCGGCGTATTTCTCTCCTTCACGCTTTCTCAAGCCGGGATGGTTCGACGCTGGCTCATCAAGCGGGGACCCCATTGGCAAACGAAACTCGCCATCAATGGCATCGGCGCCATCGCCACCGCCATCGCCACCCTCATCATTGCCAGCACTAAATTCTCGCACGGGGCCTGGATTGTCATCGTACTCATTCCGCTCTTTATTCTGATGTTCCGCGGCATCCGTTCACACTACAAAGCCGTGTCGGAACAAATTACCCTGGACCGCCGGGGAGCCCGGCCTCCCATGCCGCGTCGCAATATCGTGGTGCTCCCCATCAGCGGCGTGAACCGCGCCGTCGTGCGCGCCGTCGACTATGCCCGCAGCCGTCCCGGAGAAGTGCGGGCCGTGCTCGTCGACCTCGACCCCGAAGAAACCGCCAAGATTGAAATCCAGTGGGCCCAATGGGGGTGCGGCGTGCACCTCATCGCCCTCCCCTCTCCCTATCGTTCCGTCCTCGGATCCCTGCTCGACTACATCGAAGAAATTCTCGAAAAGGAACCGGATACCTGGGTCACTGTGGTGATCCCCGAAATTCTCCCCGCCCGCTGGTGGCAAAATATCCTGCATAATCAGCGAGCCTTGATGCTCAAAGCCGCGCTGCTGTTCAAAGATCGAGTCGTCTTAACCGACGTGCCGTTCCACCTGACGAGGTGA
- a CDS encoding helix-turn-helix domain-containing protein — protein CVKTSRRMYFVKSKRRSKMRKAQQKPTGRQPKVNIGAELLSSVREMKAGIRARVHRPEISEVAHARLVSGLSQAAFAALLGVSVRTLQDWEQGRREPSGAAKTLFKVAERHPEVLQELVA, from the coding sequence ATGCGTGAAAACATCCCGGCGCATGTACTTCGTCAAATCAAAGAGGAGATCGAAAATGCGTAAAGCCCAACAGAAACCTACCGGTCGTCAGCCCAAAGTGAATATTGGCGCCGAGCTACTCTCGTCGGTGCGTGAAATGAAGGCCGGTATCCGTGCTCGCGTCCATCGTCCCGAAATTTCAGAAGTCGCCCACGCTCGTTTGGTATCCGGGCTTTCTCAGGCAGCCTTTGCCGCACTGCTTGGAGTTTCTGTACGCACCCTTCAAGACTGGGAGCAAGGCCGTCGCGAACCATCCGGGGCGGCAAAAACCCTTTTCAAGGTTGCCGAGCGCCATCCGGAAGTTCTGCAAGAACTCGTTGCGTGA
- a CDS encoding PKD domain-containing protein has product MKREMSGLAVSFFALILLISAQSGQAWAFKIQSPADGATLKSGQAVTVTVDLGADSGIVKVRYYWYGEQAETLVQQDDSDASIMPQQDKLSDDRFSRKDSISDAPVVAVAALSSSSDQTPPFGGSLKVPQEAIGPMRLLAVAEISRGRLGTRTVFDEVIVKVEPEAALQTIDFETDKPLQLGRTGQSSAFGHVDSLGKVFELPVVGEFADGIVRPLASPASGTSYLSANPAVIKVLSGGILQIVGNGKTILTVTNRGKQASLDIHVTVNDDPNEPPVADAGKNKTVKAGTKVKLSGLNSRDAEGEALYYSWSQIRGSKVPLLDVNGPEASFQAPHVSEPRTYRFKLRVTDKKGADSLPAFVDVVVEP; this is encoded by the coding sequence GTGAAACGTGAAATGAGCGGGCTAGCCGTCTCATTCTTCGCGCTCATCCTGCTCATCAGCGCACAGTCAGGACAGGCATGGGCCTTCAAGATTCAATCTCCTGCCGACGGCGCCACGCTGAAATCCGGTCAAGCCGTCACCGTCACAGTTGATCTGGGTGCAGATAGCGGCATCGTGAAGGTCCGTTACTACTGGTACGGAGAACAAGCCGAGACCCTTGTACAACAAGACGACTCCGACGCCTCGATCATGCCTCAGCAAGACAAGCTGAGCGACGATCGCTTCTCCCGGAAAGACAGTATCTCCGACGCCCCGGTGGTCGCCGTCGCCGCCCTCTCCTCCAGTTCGGACCAAACGCCGCCGTTCGGCGGTTCCCTGAAAGTTCCGCAGGAAGCGATCGGACCGATGCGCCTGCTGGCCGTCGCAGAAATTTCACGCGGACGTTTGGGAACTCGCACCGTGTTCGACGAAGTCATTGTGAAGGTCGAGCCGGAAGCGGCCCTGCAGACGATCGACTTCGAGACGGACAAGCCGCTGCAACTGGGACGCACAGGGCAGTCATCGGCCTTCGGCCATGTCGATTCGCTGGGCAAGGTGTTTGAACTCCCCGTCGTCGGCGAGTTCGCCGACGGGATCGTGCGGCCGCTCGCCTCACCGGCCAGCGGCACGAGCTACCTGAGCGCCAACCCCGCCGTCATCAAGGTCCTGAGCGGTGGGATTCTGCAGATCGTCGGCAACGGCAAAACAATTCTAACCGTGACCAATCGCGGCAAGCAGGCATCGCTCGACATCCATGTGACCGTGAACGACGATCCGAATGAACCGCCGGTCGCTGATGCAGGCAAGAACAAAACGGTGAAGGCTGGAACGAAAGTGAAGCTGAGCGGGTTGAACAGCCGCGATGCGGAAGGCGAAGCGCTCTACTATTCGTGGAGCCAGATCCGCGGCAGCAAAGTACCTCTCCTGGATGTGAACGGCCCCGAAGCCTCCTTCCAAGCTCCCCACGTCTCTGAACCACGCACCTATCGATTCAAGTTACGCGTGACGGATAAGAAGGGGGCAGATAGCCTGCCGGCGTTTGTTGATGTGGTGGTCGAGCCGTAA
- a CDS encoding VOC family protein: MTKPVLAPAFCQVAWVVRDLAAAEKFFVETMGISRFMHMDNLAAKDTEGTYLGKPGNWVCNLHIAYAGDTQIELIQPVSGASMYQESLDRHGDAVQHVAYWLDDADYDAAAAHLESSGYPQIQSFRLPILRVGYYDTRRVIGVVTEIVGSTEAGHELRRNLKSGNF; the protein is encoded by the coding sequence ATGACAAAGCCAGTACTTGCTCCGGCGTTCTGCCAAGTTGCCTGGGTCGTCAGAGACCTCGCGGCCGCCGAGAAGTTCTTCGTTGAAACGATGGGAATCAGCCGCTTCATGCACATGGACAACCTCGCCGCAAAGGACACCGAGGGCACTTATCTCGGGAAGCCCGGGAACTGGGTCTGCAACCTTCACATCGCCTACGCAGGAGACACCCAGATCGAACTGATCCAGCCTGTCTCGGGGGCCAGCATGTACCAGGAGTCACTTGATCGACATGGTGACGCCGTTCAGCACGTGGCGTACTGGCTGGACGATGCGGACTATGACGCCGCGGCCGCTCACCTGGAGTCCTCGGGCTATCCCCAGATTCAGAGCTTCCGGTTGCCCATCTTACGTGTCGGCTACTACGACACGCGTCGGGTTATTGGCGTCGTAACCGAGATTGTCGGTTCCACCGAAGCAGGCCATGAGCTCCGGCGCAATCTGAAGTCGGGTAACTTTTGA
- a CDS encoding DUF4440 domain-containing protein — protein MSQQAQSTNQADVEAINKVREAHIAALNDGDVDAWVAAFADDGVQMPPNAPANLGSERIRGWSQAFLAPFRVQFTLFVDEVRAAGGWAFERGTYKINLTPKAGGEPIQDIGKYITVYERQPAGAWKIARDIWNSNNPPFTGR, from the coding sequence ATGAGTCAGCAAGCACAAAGCACAAACCAGGCCGATGTAGAGGCGATTAACAAGGTGCGCGAGGCGCATATCGCGGCACTCAACGATGGCGACGTGGACGCTTGGGTTGCGGCTTTTGCCGACGACGGCGTGCAGATGCCCCCCAATGCTCCGGCCAACCTCGGCAGCGAGCGCATCCGGGGGTGGTCGCAAGCCTTCTTGGCTCCTTTTCGTGTCCAGTTCACGCTCTTCGTCGATGAAGTTCGGGCGGCGGGTGGCTGGGCGTTTGAAAGGGGCACTTACAAAATCAACCTGACTCCCAAGGCCGGCGGTGAGCCTATTCAGGACATCGGGAAGTACATCACTGTCTACGAACGGCAACCCGCCGGTGCCTGGAAAATAGCCCGCGACATCTGGAACAGCAACAATCCACCATTCACCGGGAGGTGA
- a CDS encoding response regulator transcription factor yields the protein MKKPTVILADDHTLVLEGFRRLLETHCELLATVGDGQALLQAVAQHRPDIVILDISMPVMNGIEAARALKSKFPSTKLVFVTMHADPAYVRAAFQAGACGYLLKQSLGAELTQALHTVLRGQPYVTPLIAKDVVDGALSHDQPPLVELTARQQEVLQLIVDGHSAKDIASKLNISHRTVEFHKAQLMQQLGLHSTVELIKFALTNGLARLS from the coding sequence ATGAAGAAACCGACTGTCATCCTCGCCGACGACCACACGCTGGTACTCGAGGGCTTTCGTCGCCTCCTCGAAACCCACTGCGAACTCCTGGCGACCGTCGGAGATGGACAGGCCCTCTTGCAGGCCGTGGCGCAGCATCGTCCCGATATCGTCATCCTGGACATTTCTATGCCGGTGATGAACGGCATCGAAGCGGCCCGCGCCCTAAAGTCCAAGTTTCCCTCGACGAAGCTAGTGTTTGTGACGATGCATGCGGATCCCGCCTACGTTCGCGCGGCCTTTCAAGCCGGGGCCTGCGGCTATCTCCTCAAGCAATCTCTGGGCGCCGAATTGACTCAGGCCCTCCACACCGTGCTGCGGGGACAGCCCTATGTGACCCCACTGATTGCCAAAGATGTGGTCGACGGCGCGCTGAGCCATGACCAACCGCCTCTCGTTGAACTGACCGCGCGACAGCAGGAAGTCTTGCAGCTCATTGTTGACGGCCATTCAGCGAAAGATATCGCCAGCAAACTGAATATTTCGCATCGAACGGTCGAGTTCCACAAAGCCCAACTCATGCAACAACTGGGTCTTCATAGCACCGTTGAACTGATTAAGTTTGCTCTGACAAACGGGCTGGCACGCCTGTCGTAG
- a CDS encoding response regulator, with product MTSPIRPAMIIGDSSRAMLALTEALVNSAFDVVASVMDSESLVLAAHHYKPALALLDFTPSFGDALAASRQLSRELPATKIVFFSTHDDTAYAEAAFEAGASGFLVKQRTSDLTSLLTRILRGERIQHPATLPTLSRQQ from the coding sequence GTGACATCACCCATTCGCCCCGCCATGATTATCGGTGATTCATCGCGCGCTATGCTGGCCCTCACAGAGGCCTTGGTGAATAGCGCCTTTGACGTGGTCGCCAGCGTGATGGACAGCGAATCACTAGTGCTGGCCGCACACCATTACAAGCCGGCTCTGGCCCTCCTCGATTTCACGCCCTCGTTCGGGGACGCCTTAGCCGCAAGTCGGCAGCTCTCCCGGGAACTCCCGGCAACCAAGATCGTCTTCTTTTCAACCCATGACGACACTGCCTATGCCGAGGCCGCTTTTGAGGCAGGGGCCTCGGGCTTTCTTGTCAAACAACGGACCAGTGACCTGACCAGCCTGCTGACCCGAATCCTGCGCGGCGAACGGATTCAGCACCCTGCAACGCTCCCAACCCTTTCACGTCAGCAGTGA
- a CDS encoding sensor histidine kinase — translation MTPQLLHVLIIGGSLALFGLDLLLPLGVANAVLYAGVVFLAALSPSPRLPIVTAAGCSALAIVGAWLSPSIPGVPLWVALSNRTFSLVAIWAPILFLAQRRQTETLLRRVNESLETRVQSRTAEIAAKELALRQTQEELRALTSRLLTVQDEERRRIAHDLHDDINQRLAMLALGLRTLEQPEHTLPESVRTTLHQNQEDILTLSNDVRHMAYRFHPSILDDLGLDAALQRLLDDFTHRTRIKTLLVNPPFSTSPSKAIATAVYRIVQECLSNITRHAKATCVEVELFSSGRELDLTVRDNGVGFEVDAAQHERQGLGLFNLRERALALCGTSRVQSQPGQGTEIHVHLPLSEPLSP, via the coding sequence ATGACGCCGCAGCTGCTTCACGTTCTAATCATTGGGGGCAGCCTTGCGCTCTTTGGCCTCGATCTCTTACTGCCATTGGGAGTCGCGAACGCCGTGCTCTATGCAGGCGTAGTATTTCTTGCCGCACTCAGCCCGTCACCCCGGCTTCCCATCGTGACCGCCGCGGGATGCTCTGCCCTCGCCATCGTCGGCGCGTGGCTCAGCCCATCGATTCCAGGGGTCCCTCTGTGGGTGGCCCTGTCGAACCGGACCTTCAGCCTAGTCGCCATATGGGCGCCAATCCTGTTCCTCGCCCAACGCCGGCAGACGGAAACACTGCTCCGGCGCGTCAATGAATCGCTGGAAACCCGGGTGCAGAGCCGTACGGCTGAAATTGCCGCAAAGGAGCTGGCACTTCGCCAGACGCAGGAAGAACTGCGCGCCCTGACCAGCCGCCTCCTGACCGTGCAGGACGAAGAACGGCGGCGCATTGCGCACGACTTACATGACGATATCAATCAGCGGCTCGCGATGCTGGCCCTCGGTCTTCGGACGCTGGAACAGCCTGAACACACCCTGCCCGAATCGGTCCGCACCACCCTGCATCAAAACCAGGAGGACATTCTTACCCTCTCGAACGACGTCCGACACATGGCTTATCGCTTTCACCCCTCGATATTGGACGATCTCGGCCTGGACGCGGCACTGCAGCGTCTGCTCGACGACTTTACCCACCGAACGAGGATCAAGACCTTGCTCGTCAATCCTCCATTCAGCACCTCGCCGTCCAAAGCGATTGCCACAGCCGTCTACCGAATCGTCCAGGAATGCCTCTCGAATATCACCCGCCATGCCAAGGCCACGTGCGTGGAAGTGGAACTCTTCAGCAGCGGGCGAGAGCTCGATCTCACGGTTCGCGATAATGGCGTCGGGTTCGAGGTCGATGCCGCCCAACACGAACGACAGGGCCTCGGCCTCTTCAACCTACGCGAGCGGGCACTGGCATTGTGCGGAACGTCTCGCGTACAGTCTCAGCCAGGGCAAGGCACAGAGATCCACGTGCACCTCCCGTTGTCCGAGCCTCTTTCTCCATGA
- a CDS encoding DUF2283 domain-containing protein, with protein sequence MTIKYFQDTDTLHIEFRSAEVAETRDLDENTQLDLDKEGNICAMTIEHARDRADIPHFSFEQIAA encoded by the coding sequence ATGACCATCAAGTACTTTCAAGACACCGATACCCTCCATATCGAGTTTCGATCTGCTGAGGTCGCTGAGACGAGAGATTTGGATGAAAACACCCAACTCGATCTGGATAAGGAAGGCAATATCTGCGCGATGACGATCGAGCATGCCCGGGATCGCGCGGATATTCCTCATTTCTCTTTCGAGCAGATTGCAGCTTAA